Proteins encoded within one genomic window of Anopheles gambiae chromosome 3, idAnoGambNW_F1_1, whole genome shotgun sequence:
- the LOC1280804 gene encoding elongation of very long chain fatty acids protein AAEL008004: protein MDVRDNFTDFTLASNYIMQLAIDEYQADRNWTRLIDRYWNLVEDLIGDPRAKQLPFMDNPLPTVGMVLTYLAWVLIIGPTYMRDRKPMQLTNTLFYYNLGQVLLSAYMFYEHLMAGWARGYSLTCQPVDYSDDQLSRRMFNLCYIYYLSKLSEFADTVFFVLRKKKSQISYLHLYHHSLTPIEAWILTKFLAGGNATLPNIINNFVHTLMYLYYMLSAMGPRYQKYLFWKQFLTELQIAQFVICIGHAINALLTDCAFPKFITFLLLCNASIFFVLFMNFYLENYRKQATAKAAQQEATALAASCQQEHQQQQQQQQQQVVSVESLPLKKQQ from the exons ATGGACGTAAGGGACAACTTTACCGATTTTACGCTGGCGTCCAACTACATCATGCAGTTGGCGATCGACGAATATCAGGCAGATCGCAATTGGACGCGATTAATCGACCGATACTGGAATCTGGTGGAGGATCTCATTGGAG ATCCACGCGCCAAGCAGCTTCCCTTCATGGACAATCCGCTGCCGACGGTCGGGATGGTGCTGACCTACCTCGCCTGGGTGCTGATCATCGGACCGACGTACATGCGCGACCGGAAACCGATGCAGCTTACCAACACCCTCTTCTATTACAACCTCGGCCAGGTCCTGCTGAGCGCTTACATGTTCTACGAG CACTTGATGGCGGGTTGGGCACGCGGGTACAGCTTAACATGCCAACCGGTCGACTACAGTGACGATCAACTATCGCGACGG ATGTTCAACCTCTGCTACATCTACTACCTCTCGAAGCTGTCCGAGTTTGCGGACACGGTATTCTTTGTGCTGCGCAAGAAAAAGTCACAAATTTCCTATCTCCATCTGTACCACCACTCGCTCACCCCGATCGAGGCTTGGATACTGACCAAGTTCCTCGCAG GTGGCAATGCAACACTGCCCAACATTATCAACAACTTTGTCCACACGCTGATGTACCTCTACTACATGCTGTCCGCGATGGGACCGCGCTATCAGAAGTATCTTTTCTGGAAGCAGTTTTTAACCGAATTACAGATT GCCCAGTTTGTTATCTGCATCGGACACGCGATCAACGCGCTGCTTACGGACTGTGCCTTCCCGAAGTTTATCACCTTCCTGCTGCTGTGCAACGCCAGCATATTCTTCGTGCTGTTTATGAATTTCTATCTGGAAAATTACCGCAAACAGGCCACTGCGAAGGCGGCGCAGCAGGAAGCAACAGCTCTGGCAGCCTCCTGCCAGCaagaacaccagcagcagcagcagcagcagcagcagcaagtggtATCAGTGGAGTCGCTGCCGCTCAAGAAGCAACAATGA
- the LOC1280803 gene encoding lissencephaly-1 homolog: MKMVLSQRQREELNQAIADYLGSNGYTDALEAFRKEADMPNEIERKYGGLLEKKWTSVIRLQKKVMELEAKLSEAEKEVIEGAPTKAKRTPSDWIPRPPEKFALAGHRATVTRVVFHPVFSMMVSASEDATIKVWDFETGEYERTLKGHTDSVQDLAFDSQGKLLASCSSDLSIKLWDFQQTYECVKTMHGHDHNVSSVSFVPAGDFLLSASRDKTIKMWEVASGYCVKTFTGHREWVRMVRVNVDGSLMASCSNDHSVRVWQTNSKECKAELREHENTVECIAWAPESAAAAINEAAGADNKKGAHQGPFLASGSRDKTIRIWDVSSGLCLFTLAGHDNWVRGIVFHPGGKYMISASDDKTLRIWDLRNKRCMKTLYAHSHFCTSLDMHKSHPYVISGSVDTTVKVWECR, from the exons atgaaaatggTGTTGTCACAACGGCAGCGCGAGGAGCT TAACCAAGCGATTGCCGATTACCTGGGAAGCAACGGATACACAGACGCGCTGGAAGCGTTCCGGAAGGAGGCGGACATGCCGAACGAGATCGAGCGCAAGTACGGCGGGCTGCTCGAGAAGAAGTGGACCTCCGTCATCCGGCTGCAGAAGAAGGTGATGGAGCTGGAGGCGAAGCTGTCCGAGGCGGAGAAGGAGGTGATCGAGGGCGCCCCGACCAAAGCGAAGCGCACGCCGAGCGACTGGATACCGCGCCCGCCGGAGAAGTTTGCGCTCGCCGGCCACCGGGCGACGGTCACGCGCGTTGTCTTTCATCCCGTCTTCAGCATGATGGTGTCCGCGTCGGAGGACGCCACGATCAAGGTGTGGGACTTTGAGACGGGCGAATACGAGCGCACGCTCAAGGGCCATACGGACTCGGTACAGGATTTGGCATTCGATTCGCAAGGCAAGCTGCTCG CCTCCTGCAGCTCGGATCTATCGATCAAGCTGTGGGATTTCCAGCAGACGTACGAGTGCGTCAAGACAATGCACGGGCACGATCACAACGTGTCGTCGGTTTCGTTCGTGCCGGCCGGCGACTTCCTGCTCTCCGCGTCCCGTGACAAAACGATCAAGATGTGGGAGGTGGCCAGCGGCTACTGCGTCAAGACGTTCACCGGCCATCGGGAGTGGGTGCGTATGGTGCGGGTAAACGTGGACGGCTCGCTGATGGCCTCCTGCTCGAACGACCACTCGGTACGGGTATGGCAGACGAACTCCAAGGAGTGCAAG GCTGAGCTGCGCGAGCACGAGAATACGGTAGAGTGCATTGCCTGGGCCCCGGAATCGGCAGCAGCGGCTATAAACGAGGCAGCCGGAGCAGACAACAAGAAGGGTGCACACCAAGGCCCATTCCTGGCATCGGGATCGAGAGACAAAACGATCAGG aTTTGGGACGTCAGCTCCGGCTTGTGCCTGTTTACGCTGGCCGGCCACGACAATTGGGTGCGTGGTATCGTGTTTCACCCCGGCGGCAAGTACATGATTTCCGCTAGCGACGACAAAACGCTACGCATTTGGGATCTACGCAACAAGCGTTGCATGAAAACGCTCTACGCGCACTCACATTTCTGTACATCTTTGG ATATGCATAAGTCCCATCCTTACGTCATATCCGGCAGCGTGGACACGACGGTTAAAGTTTGGGAGTGCCGCTAA
- the LOC1280802 gene encoding PRKR-interacting protein 1 homolog yields MEIRNEVKQKDKEVEKKKFVVRNAADIQRAKLEKLMKNPDKPVIIPAPSKNRDHSTAIPSFVRNVMGSSAGAGSGEFHVYRHLRRKEYARQKQIQEKSHAEQLDDAFQQKLEDNRKAAEERTAKKRAKRLKKKAKQKTHHRGKKPKLSESGNEVEGSSDESEGEDDGDDGPAQSEDSKDAMETDPCPEGQNDATSDDAARKESVTSGKDETAQHTDETAEESTENSTPQSKNDAEGDEPNAAEKEQPHRKEDENTEKTENSGKQ; encoded by the exons ATGGAAATACGAAACGAAGTGAAGCAGAAGGATAAGgaggtggaaaagaaaaagtttgTCGTGCGCAATGCGGCCGACATACAGCGGGCTAAGCTGGAGAAGCTGATGAAGAACCCG GACAAACCCGTCATCATACCGGCGCCGAGCAAAAACCGGGACCATTCCACCGCCATACCGTCGTTCGTGCGCAATGTGATGGGCTCGAGTGCGGGGGCCGGTTCGGGCGAGTTCCACGTGTATCGCCATCTGCGGCGGAAGGAGTACGCCCGCCAGAAGCAAATACAGGAGAAAAGCCACGCCGAACAGCTGGACGATGCGTTTCAGCAGAAGCTGGAGGACAACAGAAAGGCGGCCGAGGAGCGGACGGCGAAGAAGCGGGCCAAGCGGTTGAAGAAAAAGGCGAAGCAAAAGACGCACCACCGGGGCAAGAAGCCGAAGCTCAGCGAAAGCGGAAACGAGGTGGAAGGATCGTCTGACGAGAGTGAGGGGGAAGACGACGGTGACGATGGGCCGGCTCAGAGCGAAGATTCGAAGGACGCGATGGAGACGGACCCTTGTCCTGAGGGGCAAAATGACGCAACCAGCGATGATGCTGCCCGAAAGGAGAGTGTTACAAGTGGGAAGGACGaaacagcacaacacacagacGAAACGGCAGAAGAATCAACCGAAAACTCAACACCTCAATCCAAAAACGACGCCGAAGGTGATGAACCAAACGCTGCAGAGAAGGAGCAGCCTCACAGAAAGGAGGACGAAAATACcgaaaaaacggaaaactcAGGCAAACAGTag